A single genomic interval of Oceanithermus profundus DSM 14977 harbors:
- the ligA gene encoding NAD-dependent DNA ligase LigA, translated as MTREEAARRVAELTWAIRRHNHLYYVLDRPEISDAEYDALVRELAELEAAFPELRSPASPTNQVGAGVLGASFEPVTHPTPLYSLDNAFGPDEIAAFEERVARALGTEPPLEYALEYKIDGLSINLLYEGGRLVWGATRGNGRVGEEVTQNLLTVRDVPSRLEGAPPRLEVRGEVYMPREVFLELNRAREEAGELPFKNPRNAAAGAVRQKDPRIAAERRLAAYFYGVGEGAAELRARTQLELLDRLEALGLPVEPHRRSAVGAAGVEEAYRQMLARRDALPFEADGATVKVNDLEAQRRLGHTAKSPRWAVAYKFPAEEKETRIEEVVFQVGRTGRITPVAHLTPVQLDGTTVSRVTLHNKAFIEELDARVGDAVRLHKSGGIIPEILRVIKEKRTGKEEPIVFPYHCPECGANLVEDGKIHRCPNPLCPAKAFQQLRHWASRRAMDVQGLGEKLIEQLLEKGLVKDAADLYRLGKEDLAGLERMGEKSAENLLVQLEESKGRGLERALYGLGIPQVGEALARTLARRFGTIEKLMEAGEEELEAVPDVGPVTAAEIRRALADERMRSLIRRLKEAGVSFEAKQAQPAEQPLAGLTIVLTGELSRPRSEVKEELEALGAKVAGSVSRKTSYVVAGPGAGSKLKKARELGVPVLDEAGLAALLAERGAAG; from the coding sequence GTGACGAGGGAAGAAGCCGCGCGGCGGGTGGCCGAGCTGACCTGGGCCATCCGGCGTCACAACCACCTCTACTACGTGCTCGACCGGCCCGAGATCTCCGACGCCGAGTACGACGCGCTGGTGCGGGAGCTGGCCGAGCTGGAGGCCGCCTTTCCCGAGCTGCGCTCGCCCGCCTCGCCCACGAACCAGGTGGGGGCGGGGGTGCTGGGCGCCAGCTTCGAGCCGGTCACGCACCCGACCCCGCTCTATTCGCTGGACAACGCCTTCGGCCCCGACGAGATCGCCGCCTTCGAGGAGCGCGTCGCCCGGGCGCTGGGAACCGAGCCGCCGCTGGAGTACGCGCTCGAATACAAGATCGACGGCCTCTCGATCAACCTGCTCTACGAAGGCGGCCGCCTCGTCTGGGGCGCCACCCGCGGCAACGGCCGGGTAGGCGAGGAGGTGACCCAGAACCTGCTGACCGTCCGGGACGTCCCCTCGCGGCTCGAGGGCGCCCCCCCGCGACTGGAGGTGCGCGGCGAGGTCTACATGCCGCGGGAGGTCTTCCTGGAGCTCAACCGCGCGCGCGAGGAGGCCGGGGAGCTGCCCTTCAAGAACCCCCGCAACGCCGCCGCCGGCGCGGTGCGGCAGAAGGACCCGCGCATCGCCGCCGAGCGCCGGCTCGCGGCCTACTTCTACGGCGTGGGCGAGGGGGCGGCGGAACTGAGGGCGCGCACGCAGCTCGAGCTGCTCGACCGCCTGGAGGCCCTGGGCCTGCCGGTAGAGCCCCACCGAAGGAGCGCCGTGGGCGCGGCCGGGGTCGAGGAGGCCTACCGGCAGATGCTCGCCCGCCGCGACGCGCTGCCCTTCGAAGCCGACGGGGCGACCGTCAAGGTGAACGACCTGGAGGCGCAGCGCCGCCTGGGTCACACGGCCAAGTCGCCGCGCTGGGCCGTCGCCTACAAGTTCCCGGCCGAGGAAAAGGAAACCCGTATCGAAGAGGTCGTCTTCCAGGTGGGCCGCACCGGCCGCATCACCCCGGTGGCCCACCTGACGCCGGTCCAGCTCGACGGCACCACCGTCAGCCGCGTCACCCTGCACAACAAGGCCTTCATCGAGGAGCTGGACGCCCGCGTGGGCGACGCCGTGCGCCTGCACAAGTCGGGCGGCATCATCCCCGAGATCTTGCGGGTAATCAAGGAAAAGCGAACTGGCAAGGAAGAGCCGATCGTCTTCCCCTATCATTGTCCCGAATGCGGTGCCAATCTAGTGGAAGACGGCAAGATCCACCGCTGCCCCAACCCCCTCTGCCCCGCCAAGGCCTTCCAGCAGCTGCGCCACTGGGCGAGCCGCCGGGCGATGGACGTTCAGGGCCTGGGCGAAAAGCTGATCGAGCAGCTGCTGGAAAAGGGGCTGGTGAAGGACGCCGCCGACCTCTACCGGCTCGGTAAGGAAGACCTGGCCGGCCTGGAGCGGATGGGCGAGAAGAGCGCGGAGAACCTGCTCGTGCAGCTCGAGGAGAGCAAGGGCCGGGGGCTGGAACGCGCCCTCTACGGCCTCGGCATCCCCCAGGTGGGCGAGGCGCTGGCGCGCACCCTTGCCCGGCGCTTCGGGACGATCGAGAAGCTGATGGAGGCCGGCGAGGAGGAGCTGGAGGCCGTGCCCGACGTCGGCCCGGTGACCGCCGCCGAGATCCGCCGGGCGCTCGCCGACGAGCGCATGCGCAGCCTGATCCGGCGGCTAAAGGAAGCCGGGGTCAGCTTCGAAGCCAAACAGGCCCAGCCCGCCGAGCAGCCGCTCGCCGGGCTGACGATCGTCCTCACCGGCGAGCTCAGCCGTCCGCGGAGCGAAGTGAAAGAGGAACTCGAGGCCCTGGGGGCCAAGGTGGCCGGCTCGGTGAGCCGCAAGACCAGCTACGTCGTCGCCGGCCCCGGCGCCGGCAGCAAGCTGAAAAAGGCCCGGGAGTTGGGGGTGCCGGTGCTCGACGAGGCGGGCCTCGCCGCCCTGCTCGCCGAACGGGGCGCGGCCGGGTAG
- a CDS encoding metallophosphoesterase family protein, which yields MTRLYHISDIHVASKYFQPQLMEQLVDEVNRERPDLLVISGDLTDRGLAYEYEEAARWTGRFEVPMLVTPGNHDSRNVGYVHFEELYGSRYRVVRLPGVHIVAADSSEPDLDEGRIGRSIYPWLHEALDSAAEGDLKVFVTHHHLLPVPGAGRERNILQDAGDLLKVLVDHGVELVLNGHKHVPWVWRFEEMLIVNAGTATTNRLRGKGRPSFAIIDLTDEAITVRHKYYDGSEDTLHHPLKRRTPA from the coding sequence ATGACGCGCCTCTACCACATCTCCGACATCCACGTGGCCTCCAAGTACTTCCAGCCGCAGTTGATGGAGCAGCTCGTGGACGAAGTCAACCGCGAGCGCCCCGACCTGCTGGTGATCTCCGGAGACCTCACGGATCGCGGCCTGGCGTACGAGTACGAAGAGGCCGCGCGCTGGACCGGGCGCTTCGAGGTTCCCATGCTGGTCACGCCGGGGAACCACGATTCGCGCAACGTCGGCTACGTGCACTTCGAGGAGCTCTACGGCTCGCGCTACCGCGTCGTGCGCCTGCCGGGCGTGCACATCGTGGCCGCCGACTCGAGCGAGCCCGACCTCGACGAGGGCCGGATCGGCCGCAGCATCTACCCCTGGCTGCACGAGGCGCTGGATTCGGCGGCGGAGGGCGACCTGAAGGTCTTCGTCACCCACCACCACCTGCTTCCGGTGCCGGGCGCCGGCCGCGAGCGCAACATCCTGCAGGACGCCGGCGACCTGCTCAAGGTCCTCGTCGACCACGGGGTCGAACTCGTGCTCAACGGCCACAAGCACGTGCCCTGGGTCTGGCGCTTCGAGGAGATGCTGATCGTCAACGCCGGAACGGCCACCACCAACCGCCTGCGCGGCAAGGGCCGGCCCAGCTTCGCCATCATCGACCTGACGGACGAGGCCATCACGGTGCGCCACAAGTACTACGACGGCAGCGAGGACACCCTGCACCACCCCCTGAAACGGAGGACGCCGGCATGA
- a CDS encoding ABC transporter ATP-binding protein: MSEFALELKNITKRYPLVLANDHISLGVKWGEVLALVGENGAGKSTLMKIVYGLVRPDEGEIFVDGRRVEVHTPSDAIALGIGMVHQHFMLVDTLSVLDNVILGMEPKTGPAIDYAAARKRVVELIEELGFDLDPDAIIEDLPVGAQQRVEILKTLYRNAKILILDEPTAVLTPQEVEELFKFLREFAEKGHAIILITHKLDEVMEVSDRVTVIRDGKVVGTVNTPETSVAELARMMVGREVILTVQKKPAEPGEVVLEAEDLRVEGAGHRPRLDGVSFRVHAGEVVGIAGVEGNGQTELVEVITGLRPFKGTLRYNGEAVHPSARKVREWGVSHIPEERNDRGLILEFPTRYNIILGDHYREPYAGFLGFFNDGVINAYAEEVVERFDVRPRSIHLIGRRYSGGNAQKIIVGRELARNPKLLVAAQPTRGVDIGAIEFIHQNIIEARDQGMAVLLVSADLNEVMSLSDRILVMYEGRIVGEVRPDEVTEEQIGLLMAGLEAAV, from the coding sequence GTGAGCGAATTCGCGTTGGAGCTGAAAAACATCACCAAGCGCTACCCGCTGGTGCTCGCCAACGACCACATCAGCCTCGGGGTCAAGTGGGGCGAGGTGCTGGCGCTCGTGGGCGAGAACGGCGCGGGCAAGTCCACGCTGATGAAGATCGTCTACGGGCTGGTCCGACCCGACGAGGGCGAGATCTTCGTCGACGGGCGGCGCGTCGAGGTCCACACCCCGTCGGACGCCATCGCCCTGGGGATCGGCATGGTGCACCAGCACTTCATGCTCGTGGACACGCTCTCCGTGCTCGACAACGTGATTCTGGGCATGGAACCCAAAACCGGTCCCGCCATCGACTACGCCGCTGCCCGCAAGCGCGTGGTCGAGCTCATCGAGGAGCTGGGCTTCGACCTCGACCCCGACGCGATCATCGAAGACCTGCCGGTAGGCGCGCAGCAGCGCGTCGAGATCCTCAAGACCCTCTACCGCAACGCCAAGATCCTCATCCTCGACGAGCCCACCGCGGTGCTGACCCCCCAGGAGGTGGAGGAGCTGTTCAAGTTCCTGCGCGAGTTCGCCGAGAAGGGCCACGCCATCATCCTCATCACCCACAAGCTCGACGAGGTGATGGAGGTTTCCGACCGGGTGACGGTCATCCGCGACGGCAAGGTGGTGGGCACGGTGAACACCCCCGAGACCAGCGTGGCCGAGCTGGCGCGCATGATGGTGGGGCGCGAGGTGATCCTGACCGTGCAGAAGAAGCCCGCCGAGCCCGGCGAGGTGGTGCTCGAGGCCGAAGACCTGCGGGTCGAGGGGGCCGGCCACCGCCCGCGCCTGGACGGGGTTTCCTTCCGGGTGCACGCCGGCGAGGTCGTGGGGATCGCCGGCGTCGAGGGCAACGGCCAGACGGAGCTCGTCGAGGTGATCACCGGCCTGCGGCCCTTCAAGGGCACGCTGCGGTACAACGGCGAGGCGGTGCACCCCAGCGCCCGCAAGGTGCGCGAGTGGGGCGTGAGCCACATCCCCGAGGAGCGCAACGACCGCGGCTTGATCCTCGAATTCCCCACCCGTTACAACATCATCCTCGGCGACCACTACCGCGAACCCTACGCGGGCTTCCTGGGTTTCTTCAACGACGGGGTGATCAACGCCTACGCCGAAGAGGTCGTCGAGCGCTTCGACGTGCGGCCGCGCAGCATCCACCTGATCGGCCGGCGCTACTCGGGCGGCAACGCGCAGAAGATCATCGTCGGGCGCGAACTGGCGCGCAACCCCAAGCTGCTGGTGGCCGCGCAGCCGACCCGCGGCGTCGACATCGGCGCCATCGAGTTCATCCACCAGAACATCATCGAGGCCCGCGATCAGGGCATGGCGGTGCTCCTCGTGTCGGCCGACCTCAACGAGGTCATGAGCCTCTCCGACCGCATCCTGGTGATGTACGAGGGGCGGATCGTGGGGGAGGTGCGCCCGGACGAGGTGACCGAAGAACAGATCGGCCTGCTGATGGCCGGTCTGGAAGCGGCGGTCTAG
- the queA gene encoding tRNA preQ1(34) S-adenosylmethionine ribosyltransferase-isomerase QueA has translation MSEPGRRIEDYDYPLPEERIAQEGASPRDHSRLMVVERGRGVRAHARFFELPRFLRAGDLLVFNETKVIPARIFGVKEGGARVEALLVREEAPERWWAMVRPGRRLRPGARVRFGELAAEVAAVDDEGLRLLVFSGPVRPLLERLGRTPLPPYIHRPVDPERYQTVYARREGSVAAPTAGLHFTPRLLEELAAMGVEQARVVLHVGPGTFQPVKGAIEEHRMHAERYEVPAEAAARVNRALAEGRRVVAVGTTVVRTLEAAFAPGEGVRPGAGETRLFIRPPYRFQVVGGLVTNFHLPRSTLLMLVAAFAGYEVTMAAYREALARDYRFFSLGDAMVIV, from the coding sequence GTGAGCGAACCCGGACGGCGGATCGAGGACTACGACTACCCCCTGCCCGAAGAACGCATCGCCCAGGAGGGGGCCTCGCCGCGCGACCACAGCCGCCTGATGGTGGTCGAGCGCGGCCGCGGCGTGCGCGCGCACGCCCGCTTCTTCGAGCTGCCGCGCTTTTTGCGCGCCGGTGACCTGCTCGTTTTCAACGAAACCAAGGTGATTCCGGCGCGGATCTTCGGCGTCAAGGAGGGGGGCGCGCGCGTCGAGGCGCTGCTCGTGCGGGAGGAGGCGCCCGAGCGCTGGTGGGCGATGGTCCGCCCCGGACGCCGGCTGCGGCCGGGGGCGCGGGTGCGTTTCGGAGAGCTTGCGGCCGAGGTGGCGGCGGTGGACGACGAGGGGCTGCGCCTCCTGGTCTTCTCCGGGCCGGTGCGCCCACTTCTGGAACGCCTGGGCCGGACGCCCCTGCCGCCTTACATCCACCGCCCGGTGGACCCCGAGCGCTACCAGACGGTCTACGCGCGCCGCGAAGGGTCGGTGGCCGCGCCCACGGCCGGACTCCACTTCACCCCGCGGCTGTTGGAGGAGCTTGCGGCCATGGGGGTGGAGCAGGCGCGGGTGGTGCTGCACGTGGGGCCGGGCACCTTCCAGCCGGTGAAAGGGGCGATCGAGGAGCACCGCATGCACGCGGAGCGCTACGAGGTGCCCGCGGAGGCTGCGGCGCGGGTGAACCGCGCGCTCGCCGAGGGGCGGCGGGTCGTCGCGGTGGGCACCACGGTGGTGCGCACGCTCGAGGCGGCCTTCGCACCCGGCGAAGGGGTGCGCCCCGGGGCGGGGGAGACGCGGCTCTTCATTCGCCCGCCCTACCGCTTCCAGGTGGTCGGCGGGCTGGTGACGAACTTCCACCTGCCGCGCAGCACCCTGCTGATGCTGGTGGCCGCCTTCGCGGGCTACGAGGTCACGATGGCCGCCTACCGCGAGGCGCTCGCGCGCGACTACCGCTTCTTCAGTCTGGGCGACGCGATGGTGATCGTGTGA
- a CDS encoding phosphoenolpyruvate carboxylase, whose protein sequence is MTLPEALRRDVDRLGRALGEAIREVSGERLYELVEEVRARTKRLRQRPDDAERAALVRLVASLDLHRAEGLTRAFTSFFYLANLAESYHRVHTAADAKGEFARAARTLASWGVPPEEAARLARSMRLWLTFTAHPTEARRRTVRHHLERLRDALARGDRAAVRERVKLLWATEELRRTQPTVEDEVKGALYYLPESLWSAQARLVERIEAALEQAFGKRFEAESPVRTRSWIGGDRDGNPAVTPEVTAWAQDHARRLYVEHFCRELDELVRDLSVSERRLPVPRELREAAERALALIERAPRFEGEPLRRYLMGVYYRLEHTLGSGPGAYGDAGELAGDLERLRRTLEAMGFSAFAARGVRPLEEAARTFGLSFADLDLREEASEHREAVAELVAAAGLADDYPEWSDDRREAWLTGELASARPLAPVGYRPRGKALRRALGALEVWDGRGAYVVSMTKSPADLLEVLLLAREAGRYRPDRGAPFDVVPLFETLADLDAAGRTVERLLANPVFRRQVEARGALEVMIGYSDSNKDAGYLAANWALYTAQQRIAEAARAAGVSVRFFHGRGTSTARGGGPAGRAIAALPVGTVGREIRITEQGEALADKYAHPDLALRSLEETIAHLWLAAARDAGYGPEAAFAPEPAWVAAIEAAAARSAQVYRELLGSEGFLAFFEQLTPIREIAALKIASRPVYRHGRIQEIRDLRAIPWVMAWTQVRANLPGWYGLGEGLSAIDPALLGEMHDGWPFFRSVLEGAELSLAKTDLEVTRGYLRLVDPELAGRFFSAIERAHEAALSTLEKARGRPLLADAPGLARSLELRNPYLDPINHLQIELLYRYRRLPPESPDRESTTRALLSTILGIAAGMRNTG, encoded by the coding sequence GTGACGCTGCCCGAGGCGCTCCGGCGCGACGTGGACCGGCTGGGCCGGGCGCTGGGGGAGGCGATCCGCGAGGTCAGCGGCGAACGCCTCTACGAACTGGTCGAGGAGGTGCGCGCGCGCACCAAGCGGCTGCGGCAGCGGCCCGACGACGCCGAGCGCGCGGCGCTGGTGCGCCTCGTCGCCAGCCTCGACCTCCACCGCGCCGAAGGGCTGACGCGGGCGTTCACGAGCTTCTTCTACCTGGCCAACCTGGCCGAGTCCTACCACCGGGTGCACACGGCCGCCGACGCCAAAGGCGAGTTTGCGCGCGCGGCCCGTACCCTGGCCTCCTGGGGCGTTCCGCCGGAGGAGGCCGCGCGCCTGGCGCGCTCGATGCGGCTGTGGCTGACCTTTACCGCGCACCCCACCGAAGCGCGCCGGCGCACCGTGCGCCACCACCTCGAGCGCCTGCGCGACGCGCTCGCGCGCGGCGACCGGGCGGCGGTGCGCGAGCGGGTCAAGCTGCTGTGGGCCACCGAGGAGCTGCGCCGCACCCAGCCCACCGTGGAGGACGAGGTCAAGGGGGCGCTCTACTACCTACCCGAAAGCCTCTGGTCGGCGCAAGCGCGCCTGGTGGAGCGGATCGAGGCCGCGCTCGAGCAGGCCTTCGGGAAGCGCTTCGAGGCGGAGAGTCCGGTGCGCACCCGCAGCTGGATCGGCGGCGACCGCGACGGCAACCCGGCCGTCACCCCCGAGGTCACGGCCTGGGCGCAGGACCACGCCCGCCGCCTCTACGTGGAGCACTTCTGCCGCGAGCTCGACGAGCTGGTCCGCGACCTTTCGGTCTCCGAGCGCCGGCTGCCGGTCCCGCGCGAGCTGCGCGAAGCGGCGGAGCGGGCGCTGGCGCTGATCGAGCGCGCGCCCCGCTTCGAGGGCGAGCCGCTCCGGCGCTACCTCATGGGCGTCTACTACCGGCTCGAGCACACCCTGGGTTCGGGGCCCGGCGCCTACGGCGACGCCGGCGAGCTCGCCGGCGACCTCGAGCGGCTGCGGCGGACGCTCGAGGCGATGGGGTTCTCGGCCTTCGCCGCGCGCGGCGTGCGGCCCCTCGAAGAGGCGGCGCGCACCTTCGGGCTCAGCTTCGCGGACCTGGACCTGCGCGAGGAGGCGAGCGAGCACCGCGAGGCCGTCGCCGAGCTGGTCGCGGCCGCGGGGCTCGCGGACGACTACCCCGAGTGGTCCGACGACCGCCGCGAGGCCTGGCTCACCGGCGAGCTCGCATCGGCACGCCCCCTCGCCCCCGTGGGCTACCGCCCTCGGGGGAAGGCCCTGCGGCGGGCGCTGGGCGCGCTCGAGGTCTGGGACGGCCGCGGGGCCTACGTGGTGAGCATGACCAAGAGTCCCGCCGACCTGCTCGAGGTGTTGCTGCTGGCGCGCGAAGCCGGCCGTTACCGCCCCGACCGCGGCGCGCCCTTCGACGTGGTGCCGCTCTTCGAGACCCTGGCCGACCTCGACGCCGCGGGCCGCACCGTCGAGCGCTTGCTCGCCAACCCGGTCTTCCGCCGCCAGGTCGAGGCGCGGGGGGCGCTCGAGGTCATGATCGGTTACTCCGACTCCAACAAGGACGCGGGTTACCTCGCGGCCAACTGGGCCCTTTACACCGCCCAGCAGCGCATCGCCGAGGCCGCCCGGGCCGCCGGCGTCAGCGTCCGCTTCTTTCACGGTCGCGGCACCTCCACGGCGCGCGGCGGCGGTCCCGCGGGGCGCGCCATCGCGGCGCTGCCGGTGGGCACGGTGGGGCGCGAGATCCGCATCACCGAGCAGGGGGAGGCCCTGGCCGACAAGTACGCCCACCCCGACCTGGCGTTGCGCAGCCTGGAAGAGACGATCGCGCACCTCTGGCTGGCCGCGGCGCGCGACGCCGGGTACGGCCCCGAGGCCGCCTTTGCGCCAGAGCCGGCCTGGGTCGCGGCCATCGAGGCCGCCGCCGCCCGCTCGGCGCAGGTCTACCGCGAACTCCTGGGGTCGGAGGGTTTTCTCGCCTTTTTCGAGCAGCTCACCCCCATCCGCGAGATCGCCGCGCTCAAGATCGCCTCGCGCCCGGTCTACCGCCACGGCCGCATTCAGGAAATCCGCGACCTGCGGGCCATTCCCTGGGTCATGGCCTGGACCCAGGTGCGCGCCAACCTTCCGGGGTGGTACGGCCTGGGCGAGGGGCTGTCGGCCATCGACCCGGCCCTCCTCGGCGAGATGCACGACGGATGGCCCTTCTTTCGAAGCGTGCTCGAGGGCGCGGAGCTCTCGTTGGCGAAGACCGACCTCGAGGTGACCCGCGGCTACCTCCGCCTGGTCGATCCCGAGCTGGCCGGACGCTTCTTCTCCGCGATCGAGCGGGCCCACGAGGCCGCCCTTTCCACTCTGGAGAAGGCCCGCGGCCGGCCCCTGCTCGCGGACGCCCCGGGACTCGCCCGCAGCCTGGAGCTGCGCAACCCCTACCTCGACCCGATCAACCACCTGCAGATCGAGCTGCTCTACCGCTACCGCCGGCTGCCGCCCGAGAGCCCCGACCGCGAATCGACGACGCGGGCGTTGCTGTCGACCATCCTGGGCATCGCCGCGGGGATGCGCAATACCGGCTAG
- a CDS encoding NYN domain-containing protein — protein sequence MKHPMGWNAMQRVGLFVDTQNLYHSARDYYERTVNFESLLKRAVQGRQLVRATAYVVERENDTSAWPFIYKLSTMGYRVRRMNLSVHHTTDEGKPIYEGNWDMGIAADMVRLMDALDVVVLGSGDGDFVDILEVLMEKGIRVEVIAFKETTAQKLIDAVDQFTHLPEIDEPFMPQREKNYPGTK from the coding sequence ATGAAGCACCCGATGGGCTGGAACGCCATGCAGCGCGTGGGCTTGTTCGTGGACACGCAGAACCTCTACCACTCCGCGCGCGACTACTACGAGCGCACCGTCAACTTCGAGAGCCTGCTCAAGCGTGCGGTGCAGGGCCGGCAGCTGGTGCGCGCCACCGCCTACGTGGTCGAGCGCGAGAACGACACCTCGGCCTGGCCCTTCATCTACAAGCTCTCCACCATGGGCTACCGGGTGCGGCGCATGAACCTGAGCGTGCACCACACCACCGACGAGGGCAAGCCCATCTACGAGGGCAACTGGGACATGGGCATCGCCGCCGACATGGTGCGGCTCATGGACGCGCTCGACGTAGTGGTGCTGGGCTCGGGCGACGGCGATTTCGTGGACATCCTCGAGGTGCTCATGGAGAAGGGCATCCGCGTCGAGGTGATCGCCTTCAAGGAGACGACGGCGCAAAAGCTCATCGACGCGGTGGACCAGTTCACCCACCTGCCCGAGATCGACGAGCCCTTCATGCCCCAGCGCGAGAAGAATTACCCCGGCACCAAGTGA
- a CDS encoding BMP family lipoprotein, which yields MKRWAVLGMVLAAFMGLAMAQVRVGIAFDAGGKNDRSFNQSAWEGAQKAAKDLGIELFDFEPSDPSQVIQGIRNFAEEDFDLIIAVGFANQGAIEAVAKEFPDINFAIIDSVVDLPNVASLVFREHEGSFLVGYIAGKLTQTGTVGFVGGMDIPLIHKFEQGYKAGVEYACAEDGIDCNVIINYVGNTPTAWNDPAKAKEIAQAQVSQGADIIYAAAGGSGLGVLDYIKQTQCISGKKFIRDPFRNVPGNPCGKDQRPIFLIGVDANQNYLGDTDNNPATLNFVLTSMMKRVDVATYDTIKSVVDGTFSGGIHEFGLENNGVGYALDEYNKALIPQAVVTRLEIIKRKILSGEIKVPSSR from the coding sequence ATGAAACGATGGGCAGTGTTGGGCATGGTATTGGCGGCCTTCATGGGCCTGGCGATGGCGCAGGTTCGTGTGGGTATCGCGTTCGACGCGGGCGGTAAGAACGACCGCAGCTTCAACCAGTCGGCCTGGGAAGGCGCGCAGAAGGCCGCCAAGGACCTGGGCATCGAGCTGTTCGACTTCGAGCCCTCCGATCCCAGCCAGGTGATCCAGGGCATCCGCAACTTCGCAGAGGAGGACTTCGACCTGATCATCGCCGTCGGTTTCGCCAACCAGGGCGCGATCGAGGCGGTGGCCAAGGAGTTCCCCGACATCAACTTCGCGATCATCGACTCGGTGGTCGACCTTCCCAACGTGGCCAGCCTGGTCTTCCGTGAGCACGAGGGTTCGTTCCTGGTCGGCTACATCGCCGGTAAGCTCACCCAGACCGGCACCGTCGGCTTCGTGGGTGGCATGGACATCCCGCTGATCCACAAGTTCGAGCAGGGCTACAAGGCCGGCGTGGAGTACGCCTGCGCCGAGGACGGCATCGACTGCAACGTCATCATCAACTACGTGGGCAACACCCCCACCGCCTGGAACGACCCGGCCAAGGCGAAGGAGATCGCGCAGGCGCAGGTTTCGCAGGGCGCCGACATCATCTACGCGGCGGCCGGCGGCTCGGGCCTGGGCGTGCTCGACTACATCAAGCAGACCCAGTGCATCAGCGGCAAGAAGTTCATCCGCGACCCCTTCCGCAACGTGCCCGGCAACCCCTGCGGTAAGGACCAGCGTCCGATCTTCCTGATCGGCGTCGACGCCAACCAGAACTACCTGGGCGACACCGACAACAACCCCGCCACCCTCAACTTCGTGCTCACCTCGATGATGAAGCGCGTGGACGTGGCCACCTACGACACCATCAAGAGCGTCGTGGACGGCACCTTCAGCGGCGGCATCCACGAGTTCGGGCTTGAGAACAACGGCGTGGGCTACGCCCTCGACGAGTACAACAAGGCCCTGATCCCGCAGGCGGTCGTGACCCGTCTCGAGATCATCAAGCGCAAGATCCTCAGCGGCGAGATCAAGGTTCCTTCCTCGCGCTAA
- a CDS encoding TIGR00282 family metallophosphoesterase, translating to MRVLFVGDVVARPGLRAVAMHLPDVRDRYDWVIVNGENAAGGKGLDKKSYRILREAGADLITLGNHAWDKKDVYDLIEREPIVRAANYPPGTPGRGWWVLERGGFRLLVIQVMGRVFMDALDDPFRTVDRLLEEVEHDAAIVEIHAEATSEKYALGFYLDGRVAAVLGTHTHVPTLDAGFLPGGTAFQADVGMTGTYRSIIGGEVKTFLDRFLTARPQPFRSAEGPALFVATELVFDGPRVQAISPYRWEEP from the coding sequence ATGCGGGTACTCTTCGTCGGCGACGTGGTGGCGCGGCCCGGGCTCCGGGCCGTGGCCATGCACCTGCCCGACGTGCGCGACCGCTACGACTGGGTCATCGTCAACGGCGAGAACGCCGCCGGCGGCAAGGGGCTGGACAAGAAGAGCTACCGCATCCTGCGCGAGGCGGGGGCCGACCTGATCACCCTGGGCAACCACGCCTGGGACAAGAAGGACGTCTACGACCTGATCGAGCGCGAGCCGATCGTGCGCGCGGCCAACTACCCGCCGGGAACGCCCGGGCGGGGTTGGTGGGTGCTCGAACGCGGCGGGTTCCGCCTGCTCGTGATCCAGGTGATGGGCCGCGTCTTCATGGACGCCCTCGACGACCCCTTCCGCACCGTCGATCGCCTCCTCGAGGAGGTGGAGCACGACGCCGCGATCGTGGAGATCCACGCCGAGGCGACGAGCGAGAAGTACGCCCTCGGCTTCTACCTCGACGGCCGGGTGGCCGCGGTGCTGGGCACCCACACCCACGTCCCCACCCTCGACGCCGGCTTCCTGCCCGGGGGTACGGCCTTCCAGGCCGACGTGGGCATGACCGGAACCTACCGCTCGATCATCGGCGGCGAGGTGAAGACCTTCCTCGACCGCTTCCTCACCGCGCGGCCGCAGCCCTTCCGCAGCGCCGAAGGGCCGGCGCTCTTCGTGGCCACCGAGCTCGTCTTCGACGGGCCCCGGGTGCAGGCGATCAGCCCCTACCGCTGGGAGGAGCCGTGA